The following proteins come from a genomic window of Geomonas sp. RF6:
- a CDS encoding DMT family transporter — protein MAARRNVDGFAAGLMLVLCMIWGLQQVAIKAAAHDIVPIMQVGLRSGISASLVAIFMLLRRERFTLKDGTLLPGLVAGTLFAAEFLFVAKGLEHTSASHMAIFLYTSPVFTALGLHLKLPAERLTPRQWLGTGIAFGGIVTAFAGGFLGTAVSPETLKGDFFGILAGAAWGVTTVVIRCSTLSDAPPAKTLIYQLATACAILLAYAAATGQSGAVTMTSVAWGSLIFQAVIVSFASYLAWFWLLTRYFASRLSAFSFMTPLFGVSFGVILLHEPIDRYFAVGAALVLSGITLVSLRSAGRSRDTVPGLAGEEA, from the coding sequence ATGGCGGCACGCAGAAATGTCGACGGGTTTGCGGCAGGTTTGATGCTGGTTCTCTGCATGATCTGGGGGCTGCAGCAGGTGGCGATAAAAGCGGCTGCGCACGACATCGTGCCGATCATGCAGGTCGGTCTGCGCTCCGGGATCAGCGCTTCCCTCGTCGCGATCTTCATGCTCCTTCGCAGGGAACGCTTCACCCTGAAAGACGGCACCCTCCTCCCCGGCCTCGTCGCCGGAACCCTCTTTGCCGCCGAGTTCCTCTTTGTGGCGAAGGGGCTCGAGCACACCTCCGCCTCGCACATGGCGATCTTTCTCTACACCTCTCCCGTCTTCACCGCGCTCGGCCTGCACTTGAAGCTGCCGGCGGAGCGCCTGACTCCGAGGCAGTGGCTCGGGACCGGCATCGCCTTCGGCGGGATCGTCACCGCCTTTGCCGGAGGCTTCCTGGGGACAGCCGTGAGCCCCGAGACCCTCAAGGGGGACTTCTTCGGCATCCTCGCCGGTGCCGCATGGGGGGTGACGACGGTCGTTATCCGCTGCTCCACCCTCTCCGATGCCCCCCCCGCAAAGACCCTGATCTACCAGCTCGCCACAGCGTGCGCCATTCTCCTCGCCTATGCGGCCGCAACCGGGCAGTCCGGCGCCGTGACGATGACGTCGGTTGCCTGGGGGAGCCTCATCTTCCAGGCAGTCATCGTCTCCTTTGCCAGCTACCTTGCCTGGTTCTGGCTACTGACCCGCTATTTTGCCTCCCGCCTCTCGGCCTTCTCCTTCATGACACCCCTCTTCGGCGTCAGCTTCGGGGTCATCCTGCTGCACGAGCCGATCGACCGGTATTTTGCAGTAGGCGCGGCCCTCGTCCTTTCCGGCATCACCCTCGTCAGCCTGCGAAGCGCCGGCCGCTCCCGTGACACCGTCCCCGGGCTCGCGGGTGAAGAGGCGTAA
- a CDS encoding SDR family NAD(P)-dependent oxidoreductase produces MKIALVTGGSRGLGKNMCLHLAAKGTDIILTYHSNEEQAREVVAEIERNGGRGVALQLDVSDHKSFEPFRDRVAGALSEMWGRSDFDFLVNNAGTGVYAPIAETTEEQFDRMVNIHYKSVFFLTQMLLPLIKDGGRIVNISSGLARFSLPGYAAYASAKGAVEVFTRYLAVELGARGITVNVVAPGAIETDFGGGVVRDNPELNKAIAAQTPLGRVGLPDDIGGAVAALLSDDCRWINGQRIEVSGGIHL; encoded by the coding sequence ATGAAGATCGCACTGGTAACCGGCGGCAGCCGCGGCCTCGGCAAGAATATGTGCCTGCACCTTGCCGCCAAAGGCACCGACATCATCCTGACCTATCATTCAAATGAGGAGCAGGCGAGGGAGGTCGTAGCGGAAATCGAAAGGAATGGGGGGAGAGGGGTGGCGCTCCAGCTCGATGTCTCGGACCACAAGTCGTTCGAACCCTTCCGCGACAGGGTCGCGGGCGCACTCTCGGAAATGTGGGGGCGCAGCGATTTCGACTTCCTCGTCAACAACGCCGGCACAGGGGTTTATGCCCCCATTGCGGAGACTACTGAAGAGCAGTTCGACCGCATGGTGAACATCCACTACAAGAGCGTCTTTTTTCTCACGCAGATGCTTCTCCCCCTCATAAAAGACGGCGGGAGAATCGTGAACATTTCCTCGGGACTCGCTCGCTTCAGCCTCCCGGGGTACGCGGCCTATGCATCGGCGAAGGGGGCCGTGGAGGTCTTCACCCGTTACCTCGCGGTGGAGCTCGGGGCGCGCGGCATTACCGTCAACGTCGTGGCCCCCGGCGCCATCGAGACCGACTTCGGCGGCGGCGTGGTGCGCGACAACCCCGAGCTGAACAAGGCGATCGCGGCCCAGACCCCGCTCGGCCGGGTGGGGCTCCCAGACGATATCGGAGGGGCAGTCGCCGCCCTCTTGTCCGACGACTGCAGGTGGATAAACGGGCAACGGATCGAAGTCTCCGGAGGGATCCACCTCTAG
- a CDS encoding methyl-accepting chemotaxis protein, which produces MKLSHKIFLANLLLLMIGITTTSLFALDTFKREFVQRAAVDLEQRMRCLHELLGHKGHDFAVVQGKLLAGSYVINDNFELPDRIKAIFGGSATIFMGDLRVSTNVLKGDGSRAIGTRLQGAAHDTVLNEGKPYRGEAVILGEPYFTAYDPIRNAAGEVIGILYVGVKQSEYLAGYNRLHWILIGMAAFLAATLSFLSLLLVRRSLRPLRQMVEVNRRLADGDLSVEIEMRGSDEIGQLAESSRKVLHNLNALIASIKETASQVASSSSILNSVCQQISSNSELVVQQIVTVATASEEMSATSLGIARSCTMAADSSDEGSKVATAGVAVVRETVAGMQRISEKVIESGRSVRELGCRSDQIGEIICTIEDIADQTNLLALNAAIEAARAGEQGRGFAVVADEVRALAARTARATREIGSMIKGIQDETRSAVSAMEESVSEVEKGSTEAARSGDALAKIQDQINAVSQQINQIAIAAEEQTATTSEITVKILQVTEVMQLNTDCLLDSAAAAGDLSSHADQLLGLVSTFTLAR; this is translated from the coding sequence ATGAAACTGAGCCACAAGATCTTTCTCGCCAACCTGCTTCTCCTCATGATCGGCATCACCACCACCTCGCTCTTCGCTCTCGACACCTTCAAGAGAGAATTCGTGCAAAGGGCTGCGGTCGACCTGGAGCAGCGCATGAGGTGCCTGCACGAGCTGCTGGGTCACAAGGGGCACGACTTCGCCGTGGTGCAGGGTAAGCTGCTGGCCGGGAGCTACGTCATAAACGACAACTTCGAACTCCCCGACCGCATCAAAGCGATCTTCGGCGGCTCTGCCACCATCTTCATGGGTGACCTGAGGGTGTCCACCAATGTCCTCAAGGGGGACGGCAGCCGCGCCATCGGGACGAGGCTCCAGGGGGCAGCGCACGATACGGTACTTAATGAAGGAAAGCCGTATCGTGGTGAGGCTGTGATCCTCGGGGAGCCGTACTTCACTGCCTACGACCCGATCCGGAATGCAGCTGGCGAAGTCATCGGCATCCTTTACGTGGGGGTCAAGCAGAGCGAGTACCTCGCCGGGTACAACCGGCTCCACTGGATCCTGATCGGCATGGCGGCTTTCCTCGCTGCAACTCTTTCCTTCCTCTCCCTCCTCCTGGTGCGGCGCTCGCTACGCCCTCTGCGCCAGATGGTGGAGGTGAACCGCCGCCTGGCCGACGGCGACCTCTCCGTGGAGATCGAGATGCGGGGGAGCGACGAGATAGGGCAGCTGGCGGAATCTTCGCGGAAGGTGCTGCACAACCTGAACGCCCTCATCGCATCAATCAAGGAGACCGCCTCCCAGGTCGCCTCCTCCTCGAGCATCCTCAACTCCGTCTGCCAGCAGATCTCCTCCAACTCGGAGCTGGTGGTGCAGCAGATCGTGACGGTGGCCACCGCCAGCGAGGAGATGTCGGCAACCTCGCTCGGCATCGCCAGGAGCTGCACGATGGCGGCCGACAGCTCGGACGAGGGGAGCAAAGTCGCCACAGCAGGTGTAGCGGTCGTCCGAGAGACCGTGGCAGGGATGCAACGCATCTCGGAGAAGGTGATCGAATCGGGACGGAGCGTGCGGGAGCTCGGCTGCCGCTCCGACCAGATCGGTGAGATCATCTGCACGATCGAGGACATAGCAGACCAGACGAACCTCCTGGCGCTTAATGCCGCCATCGAGGCGGCGAGGGCCGGGGAGCAGGGGCGAGGGTTCGCGGTCGTGGCGGACGAAGTGCGCGCGCTGGCAGCCCGCACGGCGCGGGCGACCCGGGAGATCGGCTCCATGATCAAAGGGATCCAGGACGAAACGCGCTCTGCGGTGAGTGCCATGGAGGAAAGCGTTAGCGAGGTGGAAAAAGGATCGACCGAGGCGGCACGTTCCGGTGACGCCCTGGCGAAGATACAGGATCAGATCAATGCGGTGAGCCAGCAGATCAACCAGATAGCGATCGCGGCAGAGGAACAGACCGCAACGACGAGCGAGATAACGGTGAAGATTCTCCAGGTCACCGAGGTCATGCAGCTAAACACCGACTGCCTGCTGGATTCTGCAGCCGCCGCCGGCGACCTCTCCAGCCACGCCGACCAACTCCTCGGGCTGGTGAGCACCTTTACCCTCGCGCGCTGA
- a CDS encoding methyl-accepting chemotaxis protein, with protein sequence MKSLKLCKKVMAGFVAAAAASGLGSYAALHVAGGAGIALLFAAPVATLLIGAYLSSACAGALQRVTAGALKLAAGETTLDLEPVDEASVALLQAAASMEGLLSGLQPVTDAVLEGHYSVRADEESFRGAHRLLAERVNAAVEAMSQKRDWFIGILDAVSFPIHVTDNNMNWTFMNKPFEELLVKEGRIKDRVQAVGLPCANASANICNTEGCGIHQLQKGVRESFFDWCGSSCKQETSYLLNRKGERIGYVEVVQDLTAIIRNRDYTQVEVERMASNLTKLAMGDLNLDFNVQEPDQYTEAAHTNFLIINGSLENVKDAIGNLIEDAETLVTSAVAGDFQVRADVSRHFGEFLTIIDGVNKTLDVVVDKNDWYEAIIDAVPFPIHVTDNEMKWTFLNKPFEKLLVEAGQIKDRETALGCDCSNAAANICNTTGCGIKQLQKGIKESFFDWHGSKCKQDTSYLVNRKGERIGYVEVVQDLTAIIKNRDYTKAEVDRIAGNLTRLAKGDLDFDLSVAAGDEHTQEARENFLTISGSLAEVKDAVGNLVADAESLVGAALSGNLTHRADASRHSGEYLNIIDGVNRTLDVVVDKNDWYEAIIDAVPFPIHVTDNDMKWTFLNKPFEKLLVEAGQIKDRQSALGCDCSNAAANICNTTGCGIKQLQKGIKESFFDWHGSKCKQDTSYLVNRKGEKIGYVEVVQDLTAIIKNRDYTKAEVERIAENLTRLAKGDLELDLHVDEGDEHTKESRQNFLTISGSLSAVKDAVGNLVTDGEGLVAAALGGNFTYRADASRHLGEYLNIIDGVNKTLDMFLDKTHWYEAIIDAVPFPIHVTDADMNWTFLNKPFEKLLIDAGQIKDRESALGCACSNAAANICNTPNCGIKQLHQGVKESFFDWHGSKCKQETSHLVNRKGEKIGYVEVVQDLTAIIRNRDYTKAEVDRMAQNLLLLADGDLDLELVVQEPDQHTKEAHANFTKINDSLRSVKTAMDNICHITKEIANGDLTVTVMPRSEKDDLMRDLGTMVEKLSEVVMEVKSAADNVAAGSKELSANSEHTSQGASEQAATAEEVSSSMEEMGANIKQTADNALQTERIAVKSAEDAQEGGRAVASTVDAMKEIAGKIGIIEEIARQTNMLALNAAIEAARAGDHGKGFAVVASEVRKLAERSQKAAGEISHLSVSSVKIAERAGELLGTILPNIQKTAELVQEISAASKEQDSGVEQINKAVQGLDSVIQKNAAVAEEMASTAEELSTQAVQLQNTMHFFKVNENGGEYQGVRRTPLTAPRRTFAGEKPQKQPQKKAACGGGVSISLDSDDFERF encoded by the coding sequence ATGAAGAGTCTCAAGTTGTGCAAAAAGGTGATGGCCGGATTCGTGGCCGCCGCCGCGGCTTCTGGCCTAGGCAGCTACGCGGCCCTGCACGTCGCCGGAGGGGCAGGGATTGCCCTCCTCTTCGCGGCGCCGGTGGCGACCCTTCTCATCGGCGCCTACCTCTCCTCCGCCTGTGCGGGAGCGCTGCAGCGCGTCACGGCGGGTGCGCTGAAGCTCGCCGCCGGTGAAACCACCCTCGACCTCGAGCCGGTGGATGAGGCCTCCGTCGCCCTCCTGCAGGCAGCTGCCTCCATGGAGGGGCTGCTCTCCGGCTTGCAGCCGGTCACGGACGCTGTTCTCGAGGGGCACTACAGCGTGCGCGCCGACGAGGAAAGCTTCCGCGGCGCCCACCGCCTCCTCGCGGAGAGGGTGAACGCCGCCGTTGAGGCGATGAGCCAGAAGAGAGACTGGTTTATCGGCATCCTCGATGCGGTATCGTTCCCGATCCACGTCACCGACAACAACATGAACTGGACCTTCATGAACAAGCCGTTCGAGGAGTTGCTGGTGAAGGAAGGGCGGATCAAGGACCGCGTGCAGGCAGTCGGGCTCCCCTGCGCCAATGCATCCGCCAACATCTGCAACACCGAAGGGTGCGGCATCCATCAGCTGCAGAAAGGGGTGCGCGAGAGCTTCTTCGACTGGTGCGGCTCGAGCTGCAAGCAGGAGACCTCCTACCTCCTCAACCGCAAAGGGGAGCGCATCGGCTATGTCGAGGTGGTACAGGACCTCACCGCCATCATCAGAAACCGCGACTACACCCAGGTGGAAGTCGAGCGTATGGCGAGCAACCTGACGAAGCTCGCCATGGGCGATCTCAACCTCGACTTCAACGTGCAGGAGCCCGACCAGTACACCGAGGCGGCACACACCAACTTCCTCATCATCAACGGCAGCCTCGAAAACGTCAAAGACGCCATCGGCAACCTCATCGAGGATGCCGAAACTCTCGTCACCTCCGCGGTAGCCGGCGATTTCCAGGTCCGCGCAGACGTAAGCCGCCACTTCGGCGAGTTCCTCACCATCATCGACGGCGTGAACAAGACCCTCGACGTGGTCGTGGACAAGAACGACTGGTACGAGGCGATCATCGACGCGGTCCCCTTCCCGATCCACGTCACCGACAACGAAATGAAGTGGACCTTCCTGAACAAGCCGTTCGAGAAGCTCCTCGTGGAGGCGGGGCAGATCAAGGACCGCGAGACGGCACTCGGCTGCGACTGCTCCAACGCCGCGGCAAACATCTGCAACACCACCGGCTGCGGCATCAAGCAGCTGCAGAAGGGGATCAAGGAAAGCTTCTTCGACTGGCACGGCTCCAAGTGCAAGCAGGACACCTCCTACCTCGTGAACCGCAAAGGGGAGAGGATCGGCTACGTCGAGGTCGTGCAGGATCTCACCGCCATCATCAAGAACCGCGACTACACGAAGGCGGAGGTCGATCGCATCGCGGGGAACCTCACCAGGCTCGCCAAGGGCGACCTCGACTTTGACCTCAGCGTCGCTGCGGGGGACGAGCACACCCAGGAGGCGCGGGAGAACTTCCTCACCATCAGCGGCAGCCTCGCAGAGGTGAAGGACGCCGTCGGAAACCTGGTGGCCGACGCCGAGAGCCTCGTGGGCGCCGCCCTCTCCGGCAACCTGACGCACCGCGCCGACGCAAGCCGCCACTCCGGCGAATACCTGAACATCATCGACGGCGTCAACAGGACCCTCGACGTCGTCGTGGACAAGAACGACTGGTACGAGGCGATCATCGACGCGGTCCCCTTCCCGATCCACGTCACCGACAACGATATGAAGTGGACCTTCCTGAACAAGCCGTTCGAGAAGCTCCTCGTCGAGGCGGGACAGATCAAGGACCGCCAGAGCGCACTCGGCTGCGACTGCTCCAACGCCGCCGCGAACATCTGCAACACCACCGGCTGCGGTATCAAGCAGCTGCAGAAGGGGATCAAGGAAAGCTTCTTCGACTGGCACGGCTCCAAGTGCAAGCAGGACACCTCCTACCTCGTGAACCGCAAAGGGGAGAAGATCGGCTACGTCGAGGTCGTGCAGGATCTCACCGCCATCATCAAGAACCGCGACTATACGAAGGCCGAGGTGGAAAGGATCGCGGAGAACCTCACCAGGCTCGCAAAGGGGGATCTGGAGCTCGACCTCCACGTGGACGAGGGTGACGAGCACACGAAGGAATCGCGCCAGAACTTCCTCACCATCAGCGGCAGCCTCTCCGCCGTGAAGGACGCGGTGGGGAACCTGGTAACGGACGGGGAAGGGCTCGTGGCCGCCGCACTCGGTGGCAACTTCACCTACCGCGCCGACGCCAGCCGCCACCTCGGCGAGTACCTGAACATCATCGACGGCGTCAACAAGACGCTCGACATGTTCCTCGACAAGACGCACTGGTACGAGGCGATCATCGACGCAGTCCCCTTCCCGATCCACGTCACCGACGCCGACATGAACTGGACCTTCCTGAACAAGCCGTTCGAGAAGCTCCTGATCGACGCGGGGCAGATAAAGGATCGCGAATCCGCACTCGGCTGCGCCTGCTCCAACGCCGCGGCGAATATCTGCAACACCCCGAACTGCGGCATCAAGCAGCTGCACCAGGGGGTGAAGGAGAGCTTCTTCGACTGGCACGGCTCGAAGTGCAAGCAGGAAACTTCCCACCTCGTGAACCGCAAAGGGGAGAAGATCGGGTACGTCGAGGTCGTGCAGGATCTGACCGCCATCATCAGGAACAGGGACTACACGAAGGCGGAAGTGGACAGGATGGCGCAGAACCTGCTCCTTCTGGCGGACGGCGATCTCGACCTCGAGCTCGTGGTACAGGAGCCGGACCAGCACACGAAGGAGGCGCATGCCAACTTCACCAAGATCAACGACAGCCTGCGCAGCGTGAAGACGGCGATGGACAACATCTGCCACATCACCAAGGAGATCGCCAACGGCGACCTCACCGTCACCGTCATGCCGCGCTCCGAGAAGGACGACCTGATGAGGGACCTGGGGACGATGGTGGAGAAACTCTCCGAGGTCGTCATGGAGGTGAAGTCCGCAGCCGACAACGTCGCGGCAGGCTCGAAGGAGCTCTCCGCGAACTCGGAGCACACCTCCCAGGGTGCCTCCGAGCAGGCGGCGACCGCTGAAGAGGTCTCCTCCTCCATGGAGGAGATGGGCGCCAACATCAAGCAGACCGCGGACAACGCGCTGCAGACGGAGCGGATCGCGGTGAAGTCCGCCGAGGACGCACAGGAAGGTGGCAGGGCGGTGGCCTCCACGGTCGACGCCATGAAGGAGATCGCAGGGAAGATCGGGATCATCGAGGAGATCGCGCGCCAGACGAACATGCTCGCGCTGAACGCAGCGATCGAGGCGGCACGCGCAGGTGACCACGGCAAAGGGTTCGCCGTGGTGGCAAGCGAGGTGAGAAAGCTCGCCGAGAGGAGCCAGAAGGCGGCGGGAGAGATCTCCCACCTCTCCGTCTCCAGCGTGAAGATTGCCGAGAGGGCGGGCGAGCTCCTCGGGACGATACTGCCGAACATCCAGAAGACCGCAGAGCTGGTGCAGGAAATCAGCGCCGCATCGAAAGAGCAGGACAGCGGCGTCGAGCAGATCAACAAGGCTGTCCAGGGTCTCGACTCCGTGATCCAGAAGAACGCCGCGGTCGCCGAAGAGATGGCCTCCACCGCCGAGGAGCTCTCCACCCAGGCGGTGCAGCTGCAAAACACCATGCACTTCTTCAAAGTGAATGAAAACGGCGGCGAGTACCAGGGTGTGCGCAGGACCCCGCTCACCGCGCCCCGCCGGACCTTCGCGGGAGAGAAGCCCCAGAAGCAGCCGCAGAAGAAAGCCGCCTGCGGCGGCGGGGTGAGCATAAGCCTCGACAGCGACGACTTCGAGAGGTTCTAG
- a CDS encoding type IV pilus twitching motility protein PilT → MARIDALFKLMSDKGASDLHLSTGAPPIFRVRGEMERQNFKTLTHDELKAILYEIISPKQRAVFEEKHDLDFAYSVPGLARFRGNLLMQHRGIAAVFRIIPSKILSADDLALPEAVRNLTKLKKGLVLVTGPTGSGKSTTLAAMIDLINSTRNEHILTLEDPLEFIHENKMSLFNQRQIGEHSESFSAALRAALREDPDVILVGEMRDLETISLAMSAAETGHLVFGTLHTNSAAKTVDRIVDVFPKDSQEQVRAMLSEALKGVICQQLLRTVDGKGRVAALEIMVGTPAIANLIRESKTFQIPSIMQTGRKDGMQLMDQHILDLLKTKRVTPEEAYRCCNDKKQFEQYLEPAS, encoded by the coding sequence ATGGCAAGGATTGACGCGCTTTTCAAACTCATGAGCGACAAGGGAGCTTCCGACCTGCACCTCTCGACCGGCGCACCACCGATCTTCCGTGTGCGCGGCGAGATGGAGCGGCAGAACTTCAAGACGCTGACGCACGACGAGCTGAAGGCGATCCTGTACGAGATCATCTCCCCTAAGCAGCGGGCGGTCTTCGAGGAGAAGCACGATCTCGACTTCGCCTACAGCGTGCCGGGGCTGGCGCGTTTCCGCGGCAATCTCCTGATGCAGCACCGCGGCATCGCCGCCGTCTTCAGGATCATCCCGAGCAAGATCCTCTCCGCCGACGACCTCGCGCTTCCGGAAGCGGTGCGTAACCTGACGAAGCTGAAAAAGGGGCTCGTGCTGGTGACCGGCCCCACCGGCTCCGGGAAGTCGACGACCCTCGCCGCGATGATCGACCTGATCAATTCGACGCGAAACGAGCACATCCTGACCCTGGAAGACCCGCTGGAGTTCATCCACGAAAACAAGATGTCGCTCTTCAACCAGCGCCAGATCGGGGAGCACTCCGAGAGCTTCAGCGCCGCGCTGCGTGCGGCGCTGCGCGAGGACCCGGACGTCATCCTCGTGGGGGAGATGCGCGACCTGGAGACGATAAGTCTCGCCATGAGCGCCGCGGAGACCGGGCACCTGGTCTTCGGCACGCTGCACACCAACTCCGCCGCGAAGACGGTGGACAGGATTGTCGACGTCTTCCCGAAGGACTCGCAGGAGCAGGTGCGGGCGATGCTTTCCGAAGCGCTGAAGGGGGTAATCTGCCAGCAGCTGCTGCGCACGGTGGACGGGAAGGGACGGGTGGCCGCCCTGGAGATCATGGTGGGGACCCCGGCGATAGCGAACCTTATCAGGGAGTCGAAGACCTTCCAGATCCCCTCCATCATGCAGACGGGGCGGAAGGACGGGATGCAGCTGATGGACCAGCACATCCTCGACCTGCTGAAGACAAAGAGGGTAACTCCCGAAGAAGCGTACCGCTGCTGCAACGACAAAAAGCAGTTCGAGCAGTATCTGGAACCCGCCTCCTAG
- a CDS encoding ATPase, T2SS/T4P/T4SS family yields the protein MNGVVKEGSIGEVLLRSRIITEGELQAALEAQKVSGSRIGEALVKMGVVTQEDIDWALSHQLNIPYVRLKKENLDPAAIARVPAQLARRYQLIPLFLSGEELSIAMADPLNREAVEAVAEASGCQVTISVGLIREIREMHDIIYGPEPDTTGLNFVSPHFAEKVLDTINADLTGTTLLNRLLLYVVQQKCGSLALQPVGETVLVVARSGGNVSEIGHFSSVRYPSLLERIRSIAKLEYSGRSASNGTLLFMWQGKRIPFQLFMLRAAVGEYVTVKLHISSPHLNQLWDLEVSAKKKEDLKALTATRRGLILFALADSEERCRFMDLFVDACDTAGRTVLLFGDGLGRGTHRFTRIPTARECCSETPFLLTQALEHDPDLLVVEDATDVASFVAASKAVMRGKLVVAGLALSDKLNALKQLLYLRQKNYLIPSQLSGIVCCKGVRVLCPSCKESYAPSTEELAALKLPAPHFPFYRPTGCPACDHTGYSGRRYLLDVIRFDKRLLEAFELLRDSSEIVRFMKDNGYRGLTEEGVELLEKGEISPGEFVAAILL from the coding sequence ATGAACGGGGTCGTAAAAGAAGGGTCGATCGGTGAGGTGCTCCTCCGATCGCGCATCATCACGGAAGGGGAGCTTCAGGCGGCCCTGGAGGCCCAGAAGGTCTCCGGTAGCCGCATCGGCGAGGCGCTGGTGAAGATGGGGGTGGTGACCCAGGAGGATATCGACTGGGCGCTGTCGCACCAGCTGAACATCCCGTACGTGCGCCTGAAGAAGGAGAACCTCGATCCCGCCGCCATCGCCCGGGTACCCGCGCAGCTCGCCCGCCGCTACCAGCTGATCCCCCTCTTCCTCTCCGGAGAAGAGCTCTCCATCGCCATGGCCGATCCGCTGAACAGGGAGGCGGTGGAAGCGGTCGCCGAGGCCTCCGGCTGCCAGGTCACCATCTCCGTCGGGCTGATCCGCGAAATCCGGGAGATGCACGACATCATCTACGGGCCGGAGCCGGACACCACCGGTCTCAACTTCGTCTCCCCCCACTTTGCCGAAAAGGTGCTCGACACCATAAACGCCGACCTCACCGGCACCACCCTTTTGAACCGGCTCCTCCTCTACGTGGTGCAGCAGAAATGCGGCTCCCTCGCGCTGCAGCCGGTGGGTGAGACGGTCCTCGTGGTAGCCCGCTCCGGCGGGAACGTGAGCGAGATCGGGCACTTCTCCTCCGTGCGCTACCCCTCTCTCCTGGAGCGGATCCGCAGCATCGCGAAGCTGGAGTACTCCGGGCGGAGCGCCTCCAACGGGACGCTCCTCTTTATGTGGCAGGGGAAAAGGATCCCTTTCCAGCTCTTCATGCTGCGCGCCGCCGTTGGGGAATACGTGACCGTGAAGCTGCACATCTCCTCCCCGCACCTCAACCAGCTGTGGGACCTCGAGGTCTCCGCGAAGAAGAAGGAGGATCTTAAGGCACTGACCGCCACGAGGCGCGGCTTGATCCTCTTCGCCCTCGCCGACAGCGAGGAGCGCTGCCGCTTCATGGATCTCTTCGTCGACGCCTGCGATACTGCGGGGCGCACCGTCCTTCTCTTCGGCGACGGACTCGGCCGCGGCACCCACCGCTTCACCCGCATCCCCACCGCCCGCGAATGCTGCAGCGAGACCCCCTTTCTCCTCACCCAGGCGCTGGAGCACGACCCGGACCTCCTGGTGGTGGAGGATGCCACCGACGTCGCCTCCTTCGTGGCGGCGAGCAAGGCGGTCATGCGGGGGAAACTGGTGGTGGCGGGGCTTGCCCTCTCCGACAAGCTGAACGCCCTGAAGCAGCTTCTCTACCTGCGCCAGAAGAATTACCTGATCCCGAGCCAGCTCTCCGGGATCGTCTGCTGCAAGGGGGTGCGGGTGCTGTGCCCCTCCTGCAAGGAGAGTTACGCCCCTTCCACCGAGGAGCTGGCTGCCCTGAAGCTCCCCGCGCCGCACTTCCCCTTCTACCGCCCGACCGGGTGTCCCGCCTGCGACCACACCGGGTACAGCGGCAGGCGGTATCTCCTGGACGTGATCCGCTTCGACAAGAGGCTTTTGGAGGCTTTCGAGCTGCTGCGCGACAGCTCGGAGATCGTGCGTTTCATGAAGGACAACGGCTACCGCGGCCTCACGGAAGAGGGGGTCGAGCTCCTGGAGAAGGGGGAAATCTCTCCGGGCGAATTCGTCGCCGCCATACTATTGTAA